In a genomic window of Candidatus Hydrogenedentota bacterium:
- a CDS encoding DUF386 domain-containing protein: MIVDIIDNWKKYYPNNALWQQAFDYLLSLNEDTPPCEMQSLVGDQVKGRVMCYTTCAPEDTVLEGHDLYVDIQMSVTGTECIDWFPRSQLTIKTPYDPASDALFFERPDFGPVRVLNRPGFFTVLFPQDVHATQVWENARPVEVKKAVVKILLSAL; the protein is encoded by the coding sequence ATGATCGTTGATATTATTGACAATTGGAAAAAATATTATCCGAACAATGCGCTTTGGCAACAGGCTTTCGACTATCTGCTCAGCTTGAACGAAGATACGCCGCCCTGTGAAATGCAATCCCTTGTCGGTGATCAAGTCAAGGGTCGTGTCATGTGTTACACCACCTGTGCGCCCGAAGATACGGTTCTTGAAGGACACGATCTTTATGTGGATATCCAAATGTCTGTGACGGGCACCGAATGCATTGATTGGTTTCCTCGTTCACAGTTAACCATAAAAACGCCTTATGATCCCGCGTCAGACGCACTGTTTTTTGAACGACCGGATTTTGGTCCGGTGCGCGTACTCAATCGACCGGGATTTTTTACCGTGCTTTTTCCGCAAGATGTGCACGCCACGCAAGTGTGGGAAAATGCCCGCCCTGTAGAGGTTAAAAAAGCAGTCGTGAAGATCTTGTTGTCGGCCCTGTAG
- a CDS encoding acyl CoA:acetate/3-ketoacid CoA transferase, whose product MAIVLSAEEAVKRIPDGATIFLEAMPSEEVFPAFHRVYEATGSPKGLTVYWAAGIGPFSAENRGMNHFSYPGMIKRLVLGHAGLNHKVVKTIAANEVEAYNLPQGVITQLFREVAAGRPGVITHVGLGTFVDPRIEGGKLNERTRDCEDLVEVIEIDGREFLRYKPTKVQAAVVRGTTADPNGNITRENEALSMEGLDAAMAARNCGGLVIAQVERLSDTPAKPINVHIPGILVDIVVVASSRQTHPHTLFVEQDPSYTGDELADLSGALEAMPLSPEKVICRRALMELKGGDVINLGVGIPMGVARVAQEEGLLEELTMTTEIGVVGGLPQGGKNFGPAQNPSAIMSQTTMFDFYDGGGLDVTCVGMAQVDGEGNVNVSKLGANVIGSGGFINLTQSAREVLFCGEFSAVGTDIAVESGNLLIRQDGKVAKFVDAVGQITFSGKVAREDGQKILFITERCVFKMVREGLMLVEVAPGIDLERDILQRMKFMPIISPNLKDMDKRLFLSEPMGLA is encoded by the coding sequence ATGGCAATCGTATTGTCTGCAGAAGAAGCAGTAAAGCGTATCCCCGATGGAGCCACTATTTTTTTGGAAGCCATGCCCAGTGAAGAGGTCTTCCCGGCCTTTCATCGTGTCTATGAGGCGACCGGTTCACCCAAAGGTCTGACCGTCTATTGGGCTGCCGGCATCGGCCCCTTTAGCGCGGAAAATCGCGGAATGAACCATTTCTCCTATCCGGGCATGATCAAACGGCTCGTCTTGGGTCACGCCGGTTTGAATCACAAAGTGGTTAAGACCATTGCCGCCAATGAGGTGGAAGCCTACAATTTGCCTCAGGGCGTTATTACCCAATTGTTCCGTGAAGTGGCTGCCGGCCGGCCCGGCGTCATCACCCATGTGGGTTTAGGAACCTTTGTGGATCCCCGTATTGAAGGCGGGAAACTCAATGAACGCACCCGTGACTGTGAAGATCTGGTTGAAGTTATCGAAATCGACGGACGCGAATTCCTGCGCTATAAACCGACGAAGGTGCAAGCCGCTGTTGTCCGCGGCACCACCGCCGACCCGAACGGCAATATTACACGGGAAAATGAGGCGCTGTCCATGGAAGGGCTGGACGCTGCCATGGCCGCGCGCAACTGCGGCGGCTTGGTCATTGCCCAGGTGGAACGCTTGAGTGATACGCCTGCCAAACCCATTAATGTGCATATTCCCGGTATTTTGGTTGATATCGTTGTGGTTGCATCTTCGCGCCAAACGCACCCTCATACGCTTTTCGTTGAGCAGGATCCCAGCTATACGGGCGACGAGCTCGCCGATCTGAGCGGCGCGCTGGAAGCCATGCCCTTATCCCCGGAGAAAGTCATTTGCCGTCGTGCCCTCATGGAGCTCAAGGGCGGTGACGTTATCAATCTCGGTGTAGGGATTCCTATGGGCGTTGCTCGAGTCGCCCAGGAAGAGGGCTTGCTCGAAGAGCTGACCATGACAACAGAAATAGGCGTGGTCGGCGGATTGCCGCAAGGCGGTAAAAATTTCGGCCCTGCCCAGAACCCTTCCGCCATTATGTCCCAGACGACCATGTTCGATTTCTACGATGGGGGCGGACTGGATGTGACCTGTGTGGGCATGGCACAGGTGGACGGCGAAGGCAACGTCAATGTGAGCAAGCTCGGCGCTAACGTGATCGGCAGCGGCGGCTTCATCAATCTCACACAAAGTGCGAGGGAAGTGCTCTTTTGTGGTGAGTTTTCCGCTGTGGGCACCGATATTGCCGTGGAATCGGGAAATTTGCTCATCCGTCAGGACGGCAAAGTGGCAAAGTTTGTCGACGCCGTCGGTCAGATTACCTTCAGCGGCAAGGTCGCGCGCGAAGACGGGCAAAAGATTTTGTTCATCACCGAACGGTGCGTATTCAAAATG